One Thioclava sp. ES.031 genomic window, CGTCGCTTGACGGCGGCCGATTTCGACCAGGAACTTCTCGATCTTTACGATTACTATGTCCATGGCAAGATCTCGAAACGGGAATTTCTTGATCGGGCGGGGAAATGGGCAGTGGGCGGCGTGACCGCGCTGGCGATCCTCGGGGCGCTCGCACCCGATTACGCGCTGGCCCAGCAGGTGGCCGAGGACGATCCCGACATTCTGGGCGAGGACATCACCTATTCCAGTCCGAACGGCACCGGAGAGATCGCCGCCTATCTGGTGCGCCCGGCACAGATCGACCCGGAGCGCCCGCCCGCGGCGATCCTCGTCGTGCATGAGAACCGCGGGCTCAACCCTTATATCCGCGACGTCGTGCGCCGGCTCGCCAAGGCGGGCTTCGTGGCGATGGGGCCCGATGGGCTGTCCTCGCTCGGGGGCTATCCGGGCAATGACGACGAGGGGCGCACGATGCAGCGCAGCCTCGATCAGGGCGCGCTGCTCAATGATTTCTTCGCCGGGTTCGAGTATCTCCAGACGCTCGACGGAACCAATGGCAAGGTCGGTGCGACCGGGTTCTGCTATGGCGGGGGCGTGGTGAACAAACTCGCCGTCGCCTATCCCGAGATGGGTGCGGGCGTGCCGTTCTATGGCGCCGCGCCCGACTCTGCGCAGGTCGCGATGATAGAGGCGCCGCTGATGATCCAGCTCGCAGCGCTCGATCAGCGGATCAACGCGATGTGGCCGGAGTATCAAAAGGCGCTCGAGGAGAACGACAAGCGCTACGAGGCCTATATCTATCCGGGCGTGAACCACGGGTTCCACAACGACACGACGCCGCGCTACGACGAGGCCGCCGCGAAGCTCGCCGAGGAGCGCATGATCGCGTGGTTCCGGACCTACCTCGCCGGATAA contains:
- the yghX gene encoding YghX family hydrolase, giving the protein MTDPANARRLTAADFDQELLDLYDYYVHGKISKREFLDRAGKWAVGGVTALAILGALAPDYALAQQVAEDDPDILGEDITYSSPNGTGEIAAYLVRPAQIDPERPPAAILVVHENRGLNPYIRDVVRRLAKAGFVAMGPDGLSSLGGYPGNDDEGRTMQRSLDQGALLNDFFAGFEYLQTLDGTNGKVGATGFCYGGGVVNKLAVAYPEMGAGVPFYGAAPDSAQVAMIEAPLMIQLAALDQRINAMWPEYQKALEENDKRYEAYIYPGVNHGFHNDTTPRYDEAAAKLAEERMIAWFRTYLAG